One region of Primulina tabacum isolate GXHZ01 chromosome 17, ASM2559414v2, whole genome shotgun sequence genomic DNA includes:
- the LOC142530387 gene encoding protein transport protein SEC24 A-like, translating to MGTENSNRQNYPIRPATIPFSTPQSSTPFLSSGPVIGSQASAFRPMPPASSQFPTPPLSAGPLAGCEAPGFRPPPSVRSNELVGQPPSTQSSYGPPTTGLQRFPTSPLASTDHLQHPQVSVSGLPVAPPPTRPQGGSGPSQASFFPQPQPPSISMRSPSQNIKTGQFHTNIPPSTDQPFSPSRQHVQPFPPPMGPSQATARGTFQPAFPGYSSAQPYSSAQVPLVRSAPFPSQPGGYAPPLPPAPFPGQPRGYMPGPPVTTSSVPYSRDQVQLQGMAQPIASRGLVEDFSSLSLGSVPGSLDTGLDVKALPRPLDGDVEPKSLAEMYPMNCGPRVLRLTTGGIPNSQSLASRWHLGLGAVVCPLAESPIGDEVPIVNFGTTGIIRCRRCRTYVNPYVTFTDHGRKWRCNICSLLNDVPGDYFAHVDANGRRVDLDQRPELTKGSVEFIAPAEYMVRPPMPPLYFFLIDVSISAVQSGMLEVMAQTIKSCLDNLPGSPRTQIGFLTYDSTIHFYNMKSSLVQPQMMVVSDLDDIFIPLPEDLLVNLSESRIVVEAFLESLPSMFQENMNVESAFGPALKAAFMVMSQLGGKLLIFQNTLPSLGVGRLRLRGDDIRVYGTDKEHTLRTPEDPFYKQMAADFTKYQIAVNVYAFSGKYTDIASLGTLAKYTGGQVYYYPSFLSVVHKDKLRHELTRDLTRETAWESVMRIRCGKGVRFTSFHGNFMLRSTDLLALPAVDCDKAYAAQLSLEETLLTTQTVYFQVALLYTSSSGERRIRVHTAAAPVVADLGEMYRLADTGAIVSLLSRLAIEKTLSNKLEDARNFVQVKIVKAFREYRNLYAVQHRLVGRMIYPETLKFLPLYGLALSKSTPLRGGYSDAQLDERCEAGYTMMALSVKKLLKLLYPTLLRIDDCLVNSSVEADDFDVSKRLPLTSESLDTRSVYIFDDGFRLVIWFGISASPDIARGLLGEDFGADFSKISLPRRDNEMSRKLTKIFQNCRESDPSYYQLCHLVRQDEQPREGYFLLSNLVEDQAGGASGYADWFMQLHRQVQQNA from the exons ATGGGGACCGAAAATTCCAACCGTCAAAATTACCCAATAAGGCCAGCTACAATTCCCTTTTCTACTCCACAGAGTTCAACACCTTTTTTATCGTCTGGTCCTGTGATTGGTTCTCAAGCATCAGCCTTCAGACCTATGCCTCCTGCTTCCTCTCAATTTCCAACTCCTCCTTTATCCGCTGGACCTTTGGCAGGATGTGAAGCCCCTGGCTTTAGACCTCCTCCATCTGTCAGGTCTAATGAATTGGTTGGACAACCTCCATCGACACAATCATCATATGGACCACCAACTACAGGACTCCAACGTTTTCCAACCTCGCCATTAGCCTCAACAGATCATTTGCAACACCCACAAGTCTCGGTTTCAGGTCTTCCAGTTGCGCCTCCACCAACCAGACCACAAGGGGGTTCAGGTCCATCCCAAGCTTCTTTTTTTCCACAGCCTCAACCACCTTCTATATCAATGCGATCTCCTTCCCAAAACATAAAAACTGGACAATTCCACACAAATATCCCTCCCTCTACAGATCAACCATTCTCTCCATCCAGGCAACATGTCCAGCCTTTTCCACCACCGATGGGGCCATCTCAGGCCACTGCTAGAGGCACATTTCAGCCAGCATTTCCAGGTTATTCTAGTGCACAACCTTATTCTAGTGCTCAAGTTCCTCTGGTGCGGTCTGCCCCATTTCCATCACAACCGGGAGGCTATGCTCCACCCCTGCCTCCTGCTCCATTTCCTGGTCAACCAAGAGGTTATATGCCAGGTCCTCCAGTTACAACGTCATCAGTCCCCTATTCAAGGGACCAAGTGCAGCTTCAAGGCATGGCACAGCCTATCGCTTCAAGGGGATTGGTTGAAGATTTTAGTTCACTCTCTCTTGGGTCTGTGCCAGGATCATTGGACACTGGACTTGATGTTAAAGCATTACCAAGGCCATTGGATGGTGATGTGGAACCAAAGTCTTTAGCTGAGATGTACCCCATGAACTGTGGCCCTAGAGTTTTGCGACTGACAACTGGTGGCATACCAAATTCTCAGTCCCTGGCTTCGAGGTGGCATTTGGGACTTGGGGCAGTTGTTTGTCCTTTGGCAGAATCTCCTATTGGG GATGAAGTGCCCATTGTCAATTTTGGCACCACAGGAATAATTCGTTGTCGAAGGTGCCGCACTTATGTGAATCCATATGTTACTTTCACAGATCATGGAAGAAAGTGGAGGTGCAATATATGTTCACTGCTGAATGATG TTCCTGGTGATTACTTTGCTCATGTGGATGCTAATGGCAGAAGAGTTGATCTGGATCAACGGCCTGAGCTAACAAAGGGCAGTGTTGAGTTTATTGCCCCAGCTGAATACATGGTTCGCCCTCCGATGCCTCCGCTGTATTTTTTTCTTATCGACGTGTCAATATCTGCAGTTCAAAGTGGAATGCTTGAG GTTATGGCCCAAACAATTAAGTCTTGTCTTGACAACTTGCCTGGATCTCCTCGAACACAGATTGGATTTCTAACTTACGACAGCACAATTCATTTCTATAATATGAAG TCATCTTTGGTGCAGCCTCAGATGATGGTTGTCTCagatttggatgacatattcattcCACTGCCAGAGGATCTTCTGGTCAACTTATCGGAATCTAGAATTGTGGTGGAAGCATTCCTTGAGAGTTTACCCTCCATGTTCCAGGAGAACATGAATGTAGAATCAGCATTTGGTCCAGCTCTCAAAGCTGCTTTCATGGTCATG AGCCAACTTGGGGGTAAATTgttaattttccaaaataccCTGCCATCACTAGGTGTTGGTCGCCTGAGGCTACGTGGAGATGACATTCGTGTATATGGAACAGATAAGGAGCATACTCTACGCACTCCTGAAGATCCATTTTATAAACAAATGGCTGCTGATTTTACCAAGTATCAAATTGCAGTAAATGTATATGCATTCAGTGGAAAGTATACAGACATAGCATCCTTAG GAACCCTCGCAAAATATACTGGTGGCCAGGTGTATTACTATCCAAGTTTTCTGTCGGTCGTCCACAAAGATAAGTTGAGACATGAGTTAACCAGAGATCTTACTAGAGAGACTGCATGGGAATCTGTCATGCGCATTAGATGTGGGAAAG GTGTTCGTTTCACATCTTTTCATGGGAATTTCATGCTAAGATCCACCGACTTGCTAGCACTTCCTGCTGTTGATTGTGATAAGGCTTATGCGGCTCAGTTATCTCTTGAAGAGACACTGCTAACAACCCAGACTGTGTACTTCCAAGTTGCTTTGTT ATATACATCGTCTTCTGGAGAAAGGCGAATCAGGGTTCACACGGCAGCAGCTCCAGTTGTTGCAGACTTAGGAGAAATGTATCGCCTGGCTGACACGGGGGCGATTGTGTCTTTGCTTTCCAGGCTGG CAATTGAAAAAACTTTGTCCAACAAGTTGGAAGATGCTCGGAACTTTGTTCAGGTGAAGATTGTAAAAGCCTTTAGAGAATATCGAAATCTATATGCTGTACAGCATCGCTTGGTTGGAAGGATGATTTACCCAGAAACGCTGAAATTTTTACCCCTGTATGGATTAGCTTTAAGTAAATCCACACCCCTCCGTGGTGGATATTCTGATGCTCAACTTGATGAACGCTGTGAAGCTGGTTATACTATGATGGCTTTATCTGTTAAAAAATTGCTGAAACTTCTCTATCCTACCCTTCTGCGTATAGATGACTGTCTTGTGAAT TCATCTGTCGAGGCTGATGATTTTGACGTATCAAAGAGGCTACCGCTTACATCAGAGAGCTTAGATACCAGAAGTGTATATATTTTTGATGATGGTTTCCGTTTGGTCATATGGTTTGGCATATCAGCTTCACCTGACATAGCTAGGGGTTTGCTTGGGGAAGATTTTGGTGCAGACTTCTCAAAG